In the genome of Impatiens glandulifera chromosome 6, dImpGla2.1, whole genome shotgun sequence, the window ATATCTCTCctcataattaatatattctcATCACATAATATCATCTATATTGttcaaaatcatgatcaaaacCCTAGAATGAGATAAGCACTCCATAGTAGAATAAGATAAGCACTCCATAGTATTCAACCTCATCCTATATCTAATGTGACTAGCAGAACCAATCCTCATCCTATATCCAATGTGACTAGCAGAACCGATAGTTCAAAGGGTCGAAGATATTCTTAATCGTGTCATTTCTATAAATAACAATGGATGCGAGCTCAGGAAACACTACATCGAGACATTTAACCCCACACAAGACATCGTTTCAAAATCTAATAGAGGCCTCGCCCCACAGTGAATCTTAACTTTATCCCAACTGACCAAATGACTTCACGAGAAATtagacaaaattaaaataaggaaCAAAATTcactaaatctaaaatataagaACCAAAATTCGATTCTAGAAAAAGTCAAGAGTATAttgtctattttaaaaaattaaaccataaaataataagtttagTCTTGAATTTGTGGACAAGCTACCATCATCACTGTCATcatcataatcataataatcctttattaatttcttatttcttGTTGACCAAAATTCATAATCAGATGCTAAACAATCCAACATCCAACACAAAACCATGTATAACCTCGGCTGCGCCGTCGACGGTAGTCTCAACGAGTCAAAATTCAGTGATCCTATGCCATGGGTCGGCGTTTATGTAGTAGCAGCAACAATCGCCTGCGCAACCGCCATGGCCGCCGACGCCTTCCATAGTTTCCGGCAAAGAAAGTTCTGGTTTCCTTGCAAACTCTTCTCAATCAACGCTACAACACTAACCCTCATAGGCGTTTCAATTAAACTAACCGTAGATCTAAATTCCTCCATGCCTCGCCGTCAAGATCAACTAGCTAAACTCAGCAGCTCCGCCTTCATCTGTACAATAATGGGTAATTCAATGCCCGCTCTGGGTACGATGCAGAATAGCGAAATCATGGCAAATGTTATGGCTTTGATTATTCTTGTAATCACAGCTGTGGCTAACATCTGCATCGAATTGGGTACAGGTGTGATCTATCTTTTCTGGAAAGAacatattgttttgatgattCTTATGTTGGTTTTGCTTGGGATTTACTGTTCTTCAGCTATAACAGTTCCTGCTACAAAATGTTATTTCGATTTGAAATATCGTAGAAAACATTTGTTAGCTGTTAAGGAATGTTCATTGATAACAAGAGATGTTTGTACAACTAAGAAATTGAAGAATGATTTGACTAAATATTGGGTTATGGCTCATACATGTAGTCCTCAATTCGTTTTAGGGCGGCTCGCGACATGTACAGCTGCTGGAGCTTTTACCCTTTTAGCTGCTTTGATTCTAGCTGAAGCTATTTTTCGATCTTACTTCAGTCCACAATCGTTTAGATTCTGTAAAGGGAATTCTGATTATAAATGGTCGATTACTTCCATTCTTATAACACAAACGATTGCGGTTATGGTTGGTACTATTGCCCCGGCTTTTAGATGGTTCATGGCTATCAATTTCAGATGTCCTAAGAAAGCAAGTAGAGCTTGTGAATTCAAATTGAAAGTTGAAGGGTATTGGATTCAACAGTTGAATCAATGGAAAGATTGCCCTTTTATTTCAAGAATCAAGAGTCGTCGTCTTAGAAAGCTTGCGCATGCTTTGAAGAATGTTGTTTTCGATGTTTGTATTTCGACACAGAAAGGGATTGTTTTGATGAGTAAGATTGTTCGCTTGATTTCGATTTTCTCTGCAGGAAAGTTACTAGCTTGCCATCGTTTCTTCAAGAAATTGATTAGTTTTTTCAAGTGTCATAACAATGTTTGGAATGATGAAGAAACGGAATCGAATCAGAATATTGAACTTGGCAGATTCGTGTTGCATCTAGAAGGGGAGGAAGTTCTTGTTGATTTGATTTTAGAAAACGATATGGAGGTTAATGAAAAATGGATTGAATCGGGGAAAACAGATGAACCGAAACATCTACTTAAATTACTCGAGAAAAGCAGAGCATCTGAGAAATTCATAGGTGTGAATGAATTAGACAACCATATTATTCCTCCTCTCGAACTCGAAGAACCAAAGAACTCATGGGCGCTCACAGTCGTAACACTAACCACAATTGCAGTAACCATTCCAAATATCGATCAAGATTTGACAAAGCAATTGACAAGAAGTGTACACGAAGGTTTAATCTATGTCAGACTAGTAGAAGAAAATCTAAAGACAAACGATGATCTTTTAAAAGTCAGGAGAGCTGCTGAAATCACATGGATAGGAGTTGATCTCCATCGCAAATGGTTAGATGTTGATATCAAACAAATCTCCGAAGAATCAAAAACCCCAGAAGGGATTCTCAACAAACTTGCTGAAACAGGAAAGAAAATGTTCTTCGATGTAATGGAGAAGGATAAACTAAGATGCTTAAAGGAAGGTCCTTCAGAATGGGATGTTAGAGCTTTAGCAGCCAATTCAATGTATAAAATTGCAAGTGCTGTTAATCTGGATTATGAAACTAAAGATTACGACGGTGGGGAAAGATTGTTTGAGCGACTGACAGTGATGATCTCCGATATATTAGCAGCTTGTCTTACAAATTTGCCAAAAGTTATACCAATGGAATGCAATCGGAGTAGTATTGAAGAACGAGAAGGAAGTGTTCATCgttcttttcttcttttgggGAAATTGCATAAGATTATCGAATCCCTTGATGGGGTTTCGCTACCAAGTTTAGAACCGGAAGAATTGGCTTGTATTGATGGGTGGAGGAAATTGAGCAATATTAAGAAAGAACAGGTGATATCATCTGATCATGTTTACCTATGTATTGAATAGAGAAATGTTAATAGTTTTGTATGTTTACACGAATTATGTTTACAAATGTATTGAGTAGAGAAATGTTATTAGTTTTGTATGTTTAAATGAATTGATTGTTTTGTTTGTGGGTATTAATGGTGCTTGGTCGGACTGAACCGACCGAATCTATCTCGCCGGAAAACCAAATCTCTTTCAACGGTTGACGGCCACATGTGTAGGGCACATGTAAAAGCATGAATTTGTAGTGCCCCACCCTTGCCTGCCCAGCCGGTTTCACCATGTTTCTTTGTCTCTTCCCAACTGCCTTTTCCTTGACGGGCCCTCCTTATTTCGTGGACCCTTCTTTAGGGTTTATATGTTtctatttcttttcttctaAATCCATACATTATGATATAAGTAtaactatttgaaaataagaataaaaaaaatgtacaaaCAAAACTTTCTTAATAAGATTAATGAGTTCACCGACTGTCTTAACCGATTTTTTCGAAAAGACTTCATTTATCATCACCATAATAATGGGTAGAGTAAATATATATCGCGATCAATGAACGTCTTAGGGTTTCTTTCGAACCAGATAGTCTATTAAAAGATAACATAAATAAAGACCTAACGACTCAAACTAACCGAACGATTTTTTCAAGTCAAGTggtccaccaaaaaataaccaTGAAAATGATCCAACGACTCAATTTAACCGAGTTTGCGACTTCAATCTAATCTTTCCAACAACCAAAGGAAGATTTACCCTTGAGGCTACCTGAGTTCTAGCTCGGATtacccaaaatattttgtataattgaGGGCAATAACGCCAGTATCGCTTCTTGGTCGCTAAAGGGAGATAACCACAATAAActagatatattttatttgtttgctTTGATATTTTAGTCTAGGTAAATTTCAAATCCTAGTTTAACTTTAATCCAAATCCACGATTAATTTAAAGTATGCTCAAAATTGCAGTCATTAATTCCTTTGCAGCAATTTAAAAGCCTCAAAAACATGGTGAAAACTCGATGAGAAACTAAAAACTTGAATGAGAGAATTTCACAACCTTTATTCAATACGAACTCGATAACatattgaataaatttttttctatGTCATATTTTGTTGTTTTGCTTAtacgatttttatcatttttaatatatatgaaccatttaaaaaaaagaagaatagaATTTGACAACCCAACAACTTGAATAAggtgatattattttttttaatcttaatccCGAAATCAAGAATTGTCTAGCTGATTAGATCGTCAGTCACTGTTAATGATATTACAATCGTAGACAATTAGACACATTACTTGTCGCAACTTATTTGATCGTCTATGTTAATAATCAAATGAATCTCGACAATTCCTACAAAAAGAACGACTTACAAGGGACATAGGGGGTCCCTACCATATCTACAAATTTAAGTGTTTCAATTGGTTTGTCTTTCCTCATTTGAAACACTTGCATGTTCTCCAtagcaaaagaaaaaaaaatctcattttccCTACAACCACAAGGCCTGCATGTATTTAATGCATATGTTTTATGTCCATGCCTTATCTAGTACAAATACCCACCCAATTCTCACATTTTAGAGCATTCAAACAAACACAATCCATCGACACATTATAATCTCTTCGATACATCATGTCTCGTCCTTCTATAGTACTTTTCTTCGCTCTCGTCCTCTTCCTTTCTTTCCACTCACGTAAGGGCTATTCCTTAAGCGTTAGAGACGGCGAAGTTATGTCTTATCCTTGTGCAAAGGTATAATATTGTAGGTTCATACATTTTCCCTACTTTCTAGGgctaatttgatatatttacaGGTCGTGAAAGATCATAAAACACGTGTGAGTTCTACAAGTCATGATATATGGATGCCAAATGGTAATCatcattaatacaaaaatatgcGATATATTTGATTGAAGTCGaagtgtatgtatatatatacatgtgtATACTTACATGTTGTAATTATCGCGATGTTTCTTGATgtagaaaacaaaagaaaactaaCATTAACTGCCCGGAGGATACTTCAAGAGAAGATGGATACAATTGCGATAGAGGTAACTAAAcatttaccattttttatttattaaatatctataTGTTAGTGTTCATACGCTATTCTATATATGCACATTGAATCGATAGATAATaaactcaaaaaataaaatgattggcTTTGCAGACGAAAACACGAGGAAAGTCATGGTTTTGGGTAAAGAATGCTAAAGATTTTAAAGGTGGGGAAGTTACAACCGTCATGGATTATGCACAACCTCATGAAGAACCGTCTGTCCACAACTAAGACCTAGAccgataatatatataatcaatcttATAGTTTATTTCCTTAGACGTTATCATGACTCTTTCGACGAATCCTTTGTCTAGACGTGTGGATCGAGAATTGTCAAAGTTATTCCTAGCTAGGTTTTCATGAATTGGGTGGTGGTTAGGTAATTTACTTGGAAGTTGGTTTATATGGTTAGGATGTATGAATGAAAGATGGTCCCATGATATTGTAACATGCAAGCATTTATGTTTATTCGAGATGAATGTATATGTAATTAACATAGTATGTGAATAAGGAAACGTGAAGGTTTTTGTCTTAAATGTGGGTGAGGgtgacaataatatatatatatatttttttcactttttaagttatctaaaaaaaatgtgtaatgaatctgatttattatttgatataaatttcttatacaaaaattcaaatatatataattaacataatatatatatatatatatatatatattatgttaattatatatatttgaatttttgtataagaaatttatatcaaataataaaaccaGACAAATATTCCCTCACAATCTACATGCACCCACATGTTTACTAATAATGCAtagttaaaacataaataataattaactaaacattatatagaaaaaaatatgtgtaatTTGTATGTtcaataaatatgaaataaaattatagataattgtgtgttttgaaaaaacataaaccAAAATACAATCATGTATGATAgagagaatttttatttttttttatttttgtgtgaaCTTAGTTGAAGTGCGATTATTTCCCGCGAGTTAAATATATAACCCGCAaatacacttaatcatttaatcagGTGCATAACTTAATTATTTCGCCTGTTGGGCTCGAACTCAAGACCTCATGAAAGCTAAGGATATCAATCTCTTATTGTCGTTAAATTAAAAGAGGGGATGAtaggatgatttaattaattccTAGTTTGAAATTTTATTCTATGTCTAAATGATGTAaccatttcaattattaaaaaaaagaaaaatgatagagagcgcgacttgagacagcgactgggagcgcgatgcctacgtggtgtgcctacgtgggttgacaggtagaatattctctcctcatatagaaaaatgatagagagcgcgacttgagacagcgactgggagcgcgatgcctacgtggtgtgcctacgtgggttgacaggtagaatattctctctccttttattaattattttctctctcctattattaataattagttactggagagaaaataattaatcgtgaaaatagaaatattagataaacatttatttataagtaataaaactaaaaaaatattaataagtcaatataaaaaaaataataaaaaaaaagaaaaaagaggccataaaaaatatttgataaataaaggaattgaaaagtcataaaaataaaataaaaataaaagagataaattcataattcaactaatcattgatattaattagggtttagggtttagaatttagtatttaggttttagagtttaggatttggagtttagggtttaaggtttagggtttagaatttatttaaacatattattaaaatatttaatgtgagaatttgttgtaaattattgatttattttaaccgttaaGTTAAACGAGAGACagtaaatatcaaataaatgagtaaattaatttgtagagatagagagaaaaattatttaataaaaggagagagaaattaattaataagaagagagataaaataattaataaaaagagaatattctacctgtcaacccacgtagcacaccacgtaggcatcgcgctcccagtcgctgtctcagagtcgcgctctctatcattcctctaaaaaaaaatagaaacataaaaggaaacttttttatatattctgattttgttatattatttttaggagATATTGAAAAGAATCATGCTAgtccaaacaaatattttctattccaataaaacatatttttaatcgAGATACACTTACATTACTTAATTATGAGAATTGATGGATACAACATATAATCCAAACCACAACTATTTCATAACACATAAGAGAAGTTACAATCCACTTAATCCCGGTGCCATCTTATGTTCTTATTGTTGAAAAACAACGAAAAAGGAACAACATACATAGAAGTCACAAATCATTCGTcacaaaaacaattttctttagGCGCATTGAAATCCCTTGGGAACTTTCTTGGAGCAAACGTTGAGTAAAAGGCTTAAAGAGACAGGGATGTCGAGGTTGATTCCAAGAACATTGGCCTTGATTGCAGTGCAAAGACAAACCGCGGCCTCAAGGTCAACAAGACCGTCAAGGAGACTGCAACATGGAGCCTTAGGAGGGGTACCTATGGTGATGTTGAGGAGTCCACTCAGTACATCAGCACAAACACCTAGTTTTAGGGTGTCCTTAGGACAAGAACCCTTAGAAGGACCCGGTTTAGGCTTTGGATTGGGCTTTGGCTTCGGAGGGCAGGTACCGCAAGCACTTGCAAAAGTGAAGAAGAGAATGTTGGATAAGAGGAATAGGGCAAATATTTTTGTATGGGAGGCCATTTCTAATCACAATTATGCAATTAATTGACACTCTTGTTAGTGAAAAGAGAATGGTCTCTCTTATAGGAATATTTATTTGAGGGTGTGTTGATGAAAATGGCTAAGAATATCTGCTTTTTATAGGAAGAATTAAGGTTGCCAAGTTGCATTTGTTTTAAGTTATTATGAATGGACATTTATAATATAGTATGAAGAATTATGGTTGCCAACTTTCCAtgtgttttaatatattattatatcatcTGTCGATCTAGTCTCACCATTCATCAAATTTTTTGGATGTATTTGGATCAATTAATtgataatacaaaaaaaaatggtgaGAACTTTGAATTAAAGACGAGGAAGAGATCAATTGCCGACAAGAAAAGATTATTACTAATATGTGAAAAACATTTCAAATCAACTAAATTGAAAATCTAAAAGAGATCCGAAGACATTATAAGAGAGTGAATTATGATGGGAGAAACAAATCGATGTTGACCATCATGATTTATTGTTATTAagagattttaattttaagtcaTCTTAACTTTTCTTAATTTAGAGTTTTTGAGttctaacactttttttttgttgttgttggttGATTAACTCTAATTTACAAATATACCCTCTTAATTGTAAGTATTActcacttttaaaaaaatgaaagtcattgataacattaaatttttattcattggGTTAATAGTGTCCATTTCAATTAACATGAATGTAATTTGAAGGCATTTGGTTGGATTCAAccaagataaattaaataattccgCGACGTTGCTTATCACTTTAAATTGttagtatatattaaaaaattgtaaaaatcatttaaacacatcaaatatgagaaaaaaaatcacaaaacataaaaataagaaaaaaaataatacaaacacaTTAGTCAAAAGAGATCCGAAGACATTATAAGAGAGTGAACTATGATGGGAGAAACGAATGGATGTTGAAAATCATGATTGACAATCATGATTGATCGAATGCAGTTATTGTTAAGAGATTTCAACTTTAAGTCATCTTAACTTTTCTTGATTTAGAGTTTTTGAGTTCTAacactttcttatttttttttggttgatTAACTCTAATTTACAAATATACCCTCTTAATTGTAGGTATTACTCACTTTTAGAAAAATGAAAGTCATtgataacattaaaattttattcatagGGTTAATAGTGTCCATTTCAATTAACATGAATGTAATTTGAAGGCATTTTGTTGGATTCATCCAAGATAAATTAAATCATTCCAACATTGCTTATCACTTTAAATTGttagtatataataaaaaattataaaaatcatttaatagcatcaaatatgagaaaaaaaatcacaaaacataaaaataagaaaaaaatcaatacaAACACATTAGCCAACATGTTATAAGCTCGTAGAtgctaaaaaaaatgattaacttCGTGACCGACTCTACCTGTTTCAAAAGTAACGTCTCATCGTTCTGACCATTAAAGtaaatatgtgtttttttttaagttgaaatttaatttattaggtcaatctttttctatttttttttttaaattctcgtACTTTGGAATTGAAATGTAAAGATGGTTGTTTGTGAAGTGGAAGGGAGTGTCACGGGCTTACCTAAAATAAATCCTTGTTTGTGGGCTCCACATTCTTTATGTTCACATTGACTAATAATTGGGCCCCCATGGACGGCCCATTACCATTTTGGGTTTAACTGGTTTGATCATCCACAGTTTCCAAATCCATCCCCGGTTTTCAATTTCGCTAAACGACATAGTTTCTGTAAACACTAGAGAAattcattgaaaaaaataattaaaaaaattcattcaaaattttttttaaatcattaattaaaatattaaaatacaacacatatatttttttatttacaaatattagcTTTAATTTACCTAAATAATTTCCTAATAACCTAATTTTAGTAACTTATATCAAAATCAGATTATATATCCTTggttaatttttcaaaagaatgaacttttttaccattttattaattctgaatataagaaattaaagaaaaaaataataattctctaGTTAGATCAAACAAACTCAAGATTAATAACatggaaatatataattatttataagtccATATATGAGATGTGAtggaatatttattaattagtcacGGGCATAACTAATCATAAAATGTAAATTAGTGGTTTGTGGTGGCCTTCTTTGGACACATATGTAAAtgggaaaaaaaatcattaatatcaatAGATCACATGATTGTTCAAAAAGCAGGCCACCactaattacataattaatacatagttgtaattaataatattataagtcaTAGTCTTATTTATTGTTTCCAAGCAAATTGTGAGGAAGAATAAAGAATAACTTCCACACTTTTATGATAAAGCTTTAAACTAAAAAAGTTTAgatttttgaagaatttttaatcatttttttagctTTTGTCCCATAAATGTGGGTGATTGTGAATCAGATTAAAcgggttttaaaaaaattataataaatttgattatactaTTTCGATTATATTCTATCAAAGATACATCCAAaccaaatattcataatttgtCAAAAACTCCATTAgagtatttgtttttttttatgtattgtTATTGGAGTTCTTACGAATGttatatgaatgaaaaaatattgtattattacaAGTTATTTGTCTTATATGATATAAGGAGGTGAAATTGTCGACTCACCTATTTTTTATTGTCGGGGCGGGTAGTTGGTATATGAAATTTTTGTGGAGTATGACTGATAATCATTGGTGATGCTCGATCGAGTTCTTCGGTAGTTGATGAGAAGTTTAGATTAAGACGGTTGATATAACATGCCTACATATTTGGATAATCATCATGATTATTTTCTGGTggactatttaattaaaaaaaatcggtGAAtcttcaatgatcgtagtcgtctgaTCATATGTATCATTATAATGGTATTTTTTTGACGATTTCTAAGATTCGTTTTGGAAAGTACTGAAATTGATCGGGTTAATCGTCATCCCGATaatttgttgttaatttgtattcatttcttatttttttattttatttttcttattatgtTTTATCGTTATACTTCAAcgattattataattttttaatatacattaccctttaaaacaaaattgtttaaaattaatgatataaaatgtTGTTACATACTACTATCTTACTCGTCGTCTTCCTCCTAGTCCAATTTAAATACAACATATATTTGCAAAtcataattagaaataaaagcAAGTTTTTTTCTCATTAAACTAAGAAGTTCTTTAATTTCATTACAACCAAGTTTGTCACatgatgtttgaaaatattgcaaaaaaaaaaaacagcacAAACAATCAACTCATAAGTTTGTCACATGATGTAAATTTTGTGTTgtctatttattttgtgttgtctattaatatttgttaatttctctatgaaaacaaaatgaaattatgaTTAGTCATGGGGTAATTAAACCATGTTCCCTTGCcccataatttataaatctataTTATTTAATAGCAACCCATATTCCTGATCTTTTTACAGCTCAGAAAATAATCCCATTAactaaattaagaataataattaaccTACATCATGtgggaaaaaatattatttatatatatccaccaagttttttttggtttgaaatgatagaaaaaatacatttattaaaaatgcaTTTTGCTTACCAATATTAACAATACAAAGATTC includes:
- the LOC124941454 gene encoding uncharacterized protein LOC124941454, which codes for MYNLGCAVDGSLNESKFSDPMPWVGVYVVAATIACATAMAADAFHSFRQRKFWFPCKLFSINATTLTLIGVSIKLTVDLNSSMPRRQDQLAKLSSSAFICTIMGNSMPALGTMQNSEIMANVMALIILVITAVANICIELGTGVIYLFWKEHIVLMILMLVLLGIYCSSAITVPATKCYFDLKYRRKHLLAVKECSLITRDVCTTKKLKNDLTKYWVMAHTCSPQFVLGRLATCTAAGAFTLLAALILAEAIFRSYFSPQSFRFCKGNSDYKWSITSILITQTIAVMVGTIAPAFRWFMAINFRCPKKASRACEFKLKVEGYWIQQLNQWKDCPFISRIKSRRLRKLAHALKNVVFDVCISTQKGIVLMSKIVRLISIFSAGKLLACHRFFKKLISFFKCHNNVWNDEETESNQNIELGRFVLHLEGEEVLVDLILENDMEVNEKWIESGKTDEPKHLLKLLEKSRASEKFIGVNELDNHIIPPLELEEPKNSWALTVVTLTTIAVTIPNIDQDLTKQLTRSVHEGLIYVRLVEENLKTNDDLLKVRRAAEITWIGVDLHRKWLDVDIKQISEESKTPEGILNKLAETGKKMFFDVMEKDKLRCLKEGPSEWDVRALAANSMYKIASAVNLDYETKDYDGGERLFERLTVMISDILAACLTNLPKVIPMECNRSSIEEREGSVHRSFLLLGKLHKIIESLDGVSLPSLEPEELACIDGWRKLSNIKKEQVISSDHVYLCIE
- the LOC124941887 gene encoding 14 kDa proline-rich protein DC2.15-like, encoding MASHTKIFALFLLSNILFFTFASACGTCPPKPKPNPKPKPGPSKGSCPKDTLKLGVCADVLSGLLNITIGTPPKAPCCSLLDGLVDLEAAVCLCTAIKANVLGINLDIPVSLSLLLNVCSKKVPKGFQCA